In Mycobacterium sp. JS623, one genomic interval encodes:
- a CDS encoding neutral zinc metallopeptidase produces MSRRRVVAAVIATCSALLVPACTTTLQGKAVSVFDDPFHVAGMPASDGPTGLRPDAHGDVRDVEGTDHGQIDKLAANAVSDIEEYWGQVYSDTFDGQFKPVEALISWDANGFEGTTFCGDDTYGLVNAAFCFDDETIGWDRGELLPSLRKANGDMGVAMVLAHEYGHAIQHQAGLTNKKTPTLVAEQQADCFAGTYMRWVAEDKSPRFTLSTGDGLNNVLAAVIAFRDPLLAENDPEAGVDEHGSAFERLSAFQFGFTDGPSACAAIDMREIGQRRGDLPVLLPEDQTGELPVTEESTRSIIDAMGIVFSPANPPKLSFKASDAEKCPDARPSPPASFCPATNTIVIDLPELQAMGTQSDNSDGGGLASGDNTAYSVLVSRYMQALQHGRGGVLLDNAEAALRTACLTGVATVKMSKTITTPDGNTIALTAGDVDEAVSGILTNGLAASDVNGESVPSGFSRIDAFRVGVLGDQDRCFKRFP; encoded by the coding sequence ATGAGCCGACGCCGCGTTGTTGCCGCCGTGATCGCGACCTGCTCGGCGCTGCTGGTGCCCGCATGCACCACAACCCTTCAGGGCAAAGCGGTCTCGGTGTTCGACGACCCGTTCCACGTCGCAGGCATGCCAGCCAGCGACGGGCCTACGGGCCTGCGGCCCGATGCCCACGGCGACGTCCGCGACGTCGAGGGCACCGACCACGGCCAGATCGACAAACTGGCGGCGAACGCGGTGAGCGACATCGAGGAATACTGGGGGCAGGTGTACAGCGACACGTTCGACGGCCAGTTCAAGCCCGTCGAAGCGCTGATTTCGTGGGACGCCAACGGTTTCGAGGGCACCACGTTCTGCGGTGACGACACCTACGGACTTGTCAACGCGGCGTTCTGCTTCGACGACGAGACCATCGGCTGGGACCGCGGCGAGCTGCTGCCGTCGCTGCGAAAGGCGAACGGGGACATGGGCGTCGCGATGGTTCTGGCCCACGAATACGGCCACGCAATCCAGCATCAGGCGGGGCTGACCAACAAGAAAACGCCGACGCTGGTCGCCGAACAACAGGCCGACTGTTTCGCAGGTACCTACATGCGCTGGGTGGCCGAAGACAAGTCGCCGCGCTTCACGCTGTCCACCGGCGACGGACTCAACAATGTGCTCGCCGCCGTAATCGCGTTCCGCGATCCGCTTCTGGCAGAAAACGATCCGGAAGCCGGTGTCGACGAACACGGCTCGGCGTTCGAACGACTGTCGGCGTTCCAGTTCGGATTCACCGACGGGCCGTCGGCCTGTGCGGCGATCGACATGCGCGAAATCGGCCAGCGTCGTGGCGATCTGCCTGTGCTGCTGCCCGAGGATCAGACCGGCGAACTGCCAGTCACCGAGGAGTCGACGCGCTCGATCATCGACGCGATGGGCATTGTGTTCTCACCGGCCAACCCGCCGAAACTGAGCTTCAAGGCATCTGACGCCGAGAAGTGTCCGGACGCCAGGCCCAGCCCGCCTGCGTCGTTCTGCCCGGCCACCAACACGATTGTCATCGACCTGCCGGAGCTGCAGGCGATGGGCACCCAATCCGACAATTCCGACGGCGGCGGCCTGGCGAGCGGAGACAACACCGCCTACTCGGTGTTGGTCTCCCGCTACATGCAGGCGCTGCAGCATGGGCGCGGCGGCGTGCTGCTCGACAACGCCGAGGCCGCGCTGCGCACCGCGTGCCTAACCGGCGTGGCCACCGTGAAGATGTCGAAGACCATCACAACTCCCGACGGCAACACCATTGCGTTGACGGCCGGCGACGTCGACGAGGCGGTGTCGGGCATCTTGACCAACGGCCTTGCCGCCAGCGATGTCAACGGCGAATCGGTGCCGTCGGGATTCTCGCGGATCGACGCGTTCCGCGTCGGTGTGCTCGGCGATCAGGACCGCTGCTTCAAGCGTTTCCCCTGA
- a CDS encoding nicotinate phosphoribosyltransferase, translating to MWVRIPRRTNRYRCGVASSFPALLTDKYELTMLAAALHDGSAHRRASFEIFARRLPEGRRYGIVAGTARFVETLAQFRFDDIALASLEGFLDRETLAYLADYRFSGDVDGYAEGELYFPGSPVLSVHGTFGECVLLETLALSIFNHDTAIASAAARMVSAAKDRPLIEMGSRRTHEQAAVAAARAAYIAGFTASSNLEAQRRYAVPALGTSAHAFTLLHATEGGPDEKAAFKAQVDALGVGTTLLVDTYDITQGVANAIEVAGTELGAVRIDSGDLGVMARQVREQLDGLGATKTRIVVSGDLDEYSIAALRAEPADIFGVGTSVVTGSGAPTASMVYKLVEVDGMPVEKRSSHKESHGGRKQALRTCKPTGTILEEIVHPYGHPPDESGRALTVDLVRDGEPVGDLSMDAARRRVKEGLHSLPWDGLKLSKGEPAIPTRMIPPAARSEHV from the coding sequence ATGTGGGTAAGGATACCGAGGCGAACAAACCGATACCGTTGCGGTGTGGCTTCGTCGTTTCCAGCGTTGTTGACCGACAAATACGAGCTCACCATGCTCGCGGCGGCGCTGCATGACGGCAGCGCACACCGCCGCGCCAGCTTCGAGATCTTCGCGCGCCGACTGCCCGAGGGCAGGCGCTACGGCATCGTCGCGGGCACCGCGCGTTTTGTGGAAACGTTGGCGCAGTTCAGATTCGACGACATCGCGCTGGCGTCACTCGAGGGGTTTCTTGACCGTGAGACGCTCGCGTACCTCGCCGACTACCGGTTCAGCGGCGACGTCGACGGGTACGCGGAAGGCGAGCTCTACTTCCCCGGCTCCCCGGTCCTGTCGGTCCATGGCACGTTCGGCGAATGCGTCCTGCTGGAGACGCTCGCGCTGTCGATCTTCAATCACGACACGGCGATCGCCTCGGCCGCCGCGCGCATGGTCAGCGCCGCCAAGGACCGGCCGCTGATCGAGATGGGCTCGCGGCGCACACACGAGCAGGCCGCCGTCGCCGCGGCGCGCGCCGCCTATATCGCCGGGTTCACGGCGTCGTCGAATCTCGAGGCGCAGCGCCGCTACGCAGTGCCTGCGCTGGGCACCAGCGCACACGCGTTCACGCTGCTGCACGCCACCGAAGGCGGGCCAGACGAAAAGGCCGCGTTCAAGGCTCAAGTCGACGCCCTCGGCGTCGGCACCACGCTGCTGGTCGACACCTACGACATCACACAGGGGGTGGCGAACGCCATCGAGGTGGCAGGCACCGAACTGGGAGCGGTGCGCATCGACTCCGGCGACCTCGGCGTGATGGCCCGCCAAGTCCGCGAGCAACTCGACGGGCTCGGTGCCACCAAAACCCGCATCGTGGTGTCGGGCGATCTCGACGAATACTCGATCGCGGCGCTGCGCGCGGAACCCGCCGACATTTTCGGCGTCGGCACGTCGGTGGTGACCGGCTCGGGTGCCCCGACCGCCAGCATGGTCTACAAGCTGGTCGAGGTCGACGGCATGCCCGTCGAGAAACGCAGCAGCCACAAGGAATCCCACGGCGGACGCAAGCAGGCGCTGCGGACGTGCAAACCCACCGGCACCATCCTCGAGGAGATCGTCCACCCCTATGGCCACCCACCGGATGAGTCCGGTCGCGCGCTGACGGTCGACCTGGTGCGCGACGGCGAACCGGTCGGTGACCTGTCGATGGACGCGGCCCGGCGTCGGGTGAAGGAAGGTCTGCACAGCCTGCCCTGGGACGGCCTCAAACTGTCTAAGGGAGAACCGGCGATCCCGACCCGGATGATCCCCCCAGCCGCGAGGAGTGAACACGTCTGA
- a CDS encoding ATP-dependent DNA helicase, with amino-acid sequence MNTSDVTELLGKAVAALGGSERSGQIEMAEAVARAFDTGEHLAVQAGTGTGKSLAYLVPAIARALEAEEPVVVSTATIALQRQLVDRDLPRLADSLADALPRRPEFALLKGRGNYLCLNKIHNGSAAEPEDRPQEKLFEPMAASALGRDVQRLIAWSSDTDTGDRDELTPGVPDRSWSQVSVSARECIGVARCPFGTDCFAERARDKAGHADVVVTNHALLAIDAMTDAAVLPEHHLLVVDEAHELVDRVTGVATGELSATSLGVAHRRVSRLIDPELAERLEATTAILSSAIHDATPGRIDVLDDEMATYLTALRDAAAKARSAIDTAPSDPQTASARAEAVTALTDISDTATRILSSFVPALADRTDVVWLDHEDNRGSIRAVLRVAPLSVAGLLRARLFEHTTSVLTSATLTIGGNFEAMASAWGLAGEDGAKWRDLDVGSPFEHAKSGILYVAAHLPPPGRDGTGSAEQLDEIQALITAAGGRTLGLFSSMRAAKAAAEIMRDRLDTPVLCQGEDTTSALVQRFADDPETSLFGTLSLWQGVDVPGPSLSLVLIDRIPFPRPDDPLLTARQRAVAARGGNGFMAVAASHAALLLAQGAGRLLRRIDDRGVVAVLDSRMATARYGGYLRASLPPFWATTDSNRVREALERLRAG; translated from the coding sequence GTGAACACGTCTGACGTCACTGAGCTGCTAGGCAAGGCAGTCGCCGCGCTGGGTGGTAGCGAGCGTAGCGGACAGATCGAGATGGCTGAGGCCGTCGCGCGCGCGTTCGACACCGGCGAGCACCTGGCCGTGCAGGCGGGAACAGGGACCGGCAAGTCGTTGGCCTACCTGGTGCCCGCGATCGCGCGGGCCCTCGAGGCCGAAGAGCCGGTGGTGGTATCAACCGCGACCATCGCGCTGCAGCGCCAACTCGTGGACCGCGATCTTCCGCGGCTCGCTGACTCGCTGGCCGACGCGCTGCCCCGTCGACCAGAGTTCGCGTTGCTGAAGGGGCGAGGAAACTACTTGTGCCTCAACAAGATTCACAATGGCTCGGCGGCCGAACCCGAAGATAGACCGCAGGAGAAGCTGTTCGAACCGATGGCCGCCAGCGCGCTTGGCCGCGACGTGCAGCGGCTGATCGCCTGGTCGTCGGACACCGACACCGGCGACCGCGACGAGCTGACGCCTGGCGTACCCGACCGGTCGTGGTCTCAGGTGTCCGTCTCGGCCAGGGAGTGCATCGGCGTGGCGCGCTGCCCGTTCGGAACCGACTGCTTCGCCGAGCGCGCCCGCGACAAGGCCGGGCACGCCGACGTCGTCGTCACCAATCACGCGCTGCTTGCAATCGACGCGATGACCGACGCCGCAGTGCTTCCTGAGCACCACCTACTGGTGGTCGACGAGGCGCACGAACTCGTCGACCGGGTGACCGGAGTGGCCACCGGTGAACTGTCGGCCACCTCGCTTGGCGTTGCACATCGGCGCGTCAGCAGACTGATCGACCCCGAGCTCGCGGAGCGCCTCGAGGCAACGACCGCGATTCTGTCGTCGGCGATCCACGACGCCACGCCAGGCCGCATCGACGTCCTCGACGACGAGATGGCCACTTACCTGACCGCGCTGCGTGACGCCGCTGCCAAGGCCCGCTCCGCCATCGACACCGCACCGAGCGATCCGCAGACAGCGTCGGCACGCGCCGAAGCCGTGACGGCACTGACCGACATCAGCGATACCGCGACCCGCATCTTGTCGTCGTTCGTCCCCGCCCTCGCCGACCGCACGGACGTAGTGTGGCTGGACCATGAGGACAACCGCGGCAGCATTCGCGCGGTGCTGCGGGTGGCGCCGCTGTCGGTGGCAGGGTTGTTGCGCGCCAGGCTGTTTGAGCACACGACGTCGGTTCTCACCTCCGCGACGCTGACCATCGGCGGCAATTTCGAGGCGATGGCGTCGGCGTGGGGGTTGGCCGGTGAGGACGGCGCGAAGTGGCGCGACCTCGACGTCGGCTCTCCGTTCGAGCACGCGAAGTCGGGCATCCTCTACGTCGCCGCGCACCTTCCCCCGCCGGGCCGCGACGGCACCGGTTCGGCCGAGCAGCTCGACGAGATCCAGGCGCTCATCACCGCGGCCGGAGGGCGCACGCTTGGCCTGTTCTCGTCGATGCGCGCGGCCAAGGCCGCCGCCGAGATCATGCGTGACCGGCTCGACACGCCTGTGCTGTGTCAGGGCGAGGACACCACATCGGCATTGGTGCAGCGGTTCGCCGACGACCCCGAGACGTCACTGTTCGGCACCCTGTCACTGTGGCAGGGCGTGGATGTGCCCGGCCCGTCGCTGTCGCTGGTGCTCATCGACCGCATTCCGTTTCCCAGGCCCGACGATCCGCTGCTGACCGCGCGGCAGCGCGCGGTGGCGGCCCGCGGCGGTAACGGGTTCATGGCAGTGGCAGCCAGCCATGCGGCGCTGCTGTTGGCGCAGGGCGCGGGCCGCCTGCTGCGCCGGATCGACGACCGCGGCGTGGTCGCGGTACTCGACTCGCGGATGGCCACCGCGCGCTACGGCGGCTACTTGCGCGCGTCGTTGCCGCCGTTTTGGGCGACGACGGACTCGAATCGGGTGCGGGAAGCACTCGAACGTCTGCGCGCCGGCTGA
- a CDS encoding virginiamycin B lyase family protein gives MSALKVSLDGGPYALAAGPDRAMWVTLVHSGAIARVTPSGDVTVYPVDPQSRPSIITAGPDGAMWFTRTGDDRIGRITTAGELSAFELAEDTGPYGITAGADGALWFTAMTSGEVGRISVDGELSSGTSVGGAPSMITMGPDNALWFTLNQGNAIGRFTPTDGLTVREVPTAGAGPVGIAATHDDSVWFTEILAEKIGRIPMDDAIQEMELPGEPHAVVADPDDGVWVSLWGASQIARISGDGSDVITIDLPPGSEPHGMAIDHEGAPWVALESGFVLRMPI, from the coding sequence CCGTACGCGCTGGCGGCAGGCCCGGATCGGGCGATGTGGGTGACGCTGGTGCACAGCGGCGCGATCGCGCGGGTGACACCGTCCGGTGACGTCACCGTGTATCCGGTGGACCCGCAGTCGCGGCCGTCGATCATCACCGCGGGCCCGGACGGCGCGATGTGGTTCACCCGCACCGGCGACGATCGCATCGGCCGCATCACGACGGCCGGCGAGTTGAGCGCGTTCGAGCTGGCCGAGGACACCGGGCCGTACGGCATCACCGCGGGAGCCGATGGCGCGCTGTGGTTTACGGCGATGACATCAGGTGAGGTCGGAAGGATCTCGGTCGACGGCGAGCTCTCGAGTGGAACCTCCGTAGGCGGTGCACCGTCGATGATCACGATGGGCCCTGACAACGCGTTGTGGTTTACGCTCAATCAGGGCAACGCAATTGGCAGGTTCACGCCGACCGACGGGCTGACGGTACGCGAAGTACCAACTGCGGGAGCGGGTCCCGTCGGCATCGCGGCGACTCACGACGACTCGGTGTGGTTCACCGAGATCCTCGCTGAGAAGATCGGCCGCATCCCGATGGACGACGCCATCCAGGAAATGGAGCTTCCAGGCGAACCGCACGCAGTGGTCGCGGATCCCGACGACGGCGTGTGGGTGAGCCTGTGGGGCGCCAGCCAGATAGCGCGCATCAGTGGTGACGGCTCCGACGTCATCACGATCGACCTTCCGCCGGGCAGCGAGCCGCACGGTATGGCAATCGACCACGAAGGCGCGCCGTGGGTCGCGCTGGAGTCGGGGTTTGTGCTGCGCATGCCCATCTGA